The Paraburkholderia hospita region TCGCGACGTCCCGCGCGCATCAGCGCGACCGCGTATTGCGCGGCGAGCATCGCGAACGGCGCGCCGAATTTCAGTGCATCGAGTTCCGCCAGCGCCGCGCGAAAGTCATCCAGTGTTTCCGCCGATACATCGTCGAGCGAACGCAGCCACGCGTCGAAACCGCGGGCGCTGGCCTGCCAGATGTGCAGGCGCGCGCGAGCGGACACGTCGCGCAACACAGCGATGCCGCGCCGCGCGCTGTCGCGTTTGCCCGACAACAGCGCGAGCGGCACGAGCGATTCGACCAGCACGTAGCAGACGACCATCGCCTGATCCTTGCTGCACGCTTCGATCACCGCGTCTTCCGCGAGTGCGAGCGCCTGGTCGCGCAGACCTTGCAGCCACAACACGCGCGCAAGCGACGCGCGGCTCACGAGCAGTTGATCCGCGAAATGTCCAGCCGGTGCGCGTGCGTTCAGACCGCCGCCGACTTCGAGCAGTTGCTCGAACGAAAGACGCGCGCAACGCTGATCGCCCGCGTAGTGCGCAGCGACGCCCATCAGCCGATAACCCAGAATGGCGCTTCTCAGATCGGCTGCATCGGCGACGAAGGCCGCGTGACGCCGCGCGTATTCGAGCGCATCGTGCACCGAGCCCGACGTTTGACACGCATTCCACAAGCCGCACAACGCGCGCGCCTCGAACGCTTCATCGCCCGATGTGATCGCCGACGCGAGCACTTCTTTCCAGATCGCATGCGTTTCCGCGTTGGGGCCGTGAACCAGCACGAGTGCCGCACCCAGCGCCGCGAGAAGCCGCAGCCGCGCGCGCTGACGTGGCACCGCATGCGCGGGTTCGTCCGCAGGCGAAATCGCAGCAAGCGCGCGCCGCGCCCACGTGCAGCACTCGTCGATCAGCGACAGCTCGTAGAACAGATAGACGGCATTGACGGGCAGTGTTTCGCGCAATGCTTCGTCGCCGTCTTCGGACAGTACCCAGCCGAGCGCCGCGCGAACCTCGTCGAGCAGCGCGGGAATCCCGCTGCGCCAGCGTTCGCCAGCGCATTGACCTGCTGCGCGCGCGTTGCCGTCGATCAGCGTGGACAGATAGCGCGCGTGATTCAACGCGACGACGCGGCGCTCGCCGTTGTCGTCGAGCTTCTGCCGGGCGTACATGCGGGTCGTTTCGAGCAGCCGGAACGACGCGGTGCCCGGCCCGGTGCTCGCGACCACCAGCGACTTTTCGACCAGCGCCGCCATCGCCGCCACCACATCGAGTTCGCGCGCTTCATGATCGGCCGCGATCGCAATCGCGGCTTCGAGCGGAAAGCGGTCCGCGAAAATGCCGACGCGGCGCAAGGTCTTGCGTTCGGCTTCGTCGAGCAGCGCGTGGCTCCAGTCGAGCGTCGCCTTCAGCGTCTGGTGGCGCGGCAACGCAGTGCGCGTGCCGCCCGTCAACATGCCGAAGCGGTCGTCGAGATGCGCGGCCAGCGTGTCGATGCCGAGCAGCGCGGCGCGGGCCGCAGCAAGCTCGATTGCCAGCGGAATGCCGTCGAGCCGCCGGCACACCATGCCCGTCACGTGGAGGCTGGCGTCGTCGGCGGCGAAGCGGGCGTCGATCGCGCGGGCGCGCATCAGGAACAGGCTCACGGCGCTGCAGCGGCGCACGCGCGGTGTATCGTCGTTCGGCTCGGGCACGTCGAGCGCGGGCACCCAGTACAACGATTCAGACGGAATGCGCAAGGGCTCACGGCTCGTCGACAGCATGCGCAAGCGCGGGCATGCGTTCAGCAGATGGTTCGCAAGCTGCGCGGCCACGTCGATCACATGCTCGCAGCCGTCGAGCACGATCAGCATGCGCCGACCGCCGATCACCTCGACGATGCGCTCGCGCGTCGAACAACCGCTTTCGGGCGGCACGCCGAGCACGGATGCCATCATCGCCAGCACGCTGCTCATGTCGGACGCCGAACTCAAGGACACGAAATGGACGCCGCCCGGCGCGTGGTCCAGCAGGCGGCGCGCAACCTCGATCGCGACGCGCGTCTTGCCGATGCCGCCCGAGCCGACCAGCGTCACGTGACGCGCGCTGCACAGCACGGTACTGACATGCGCAGTCGCTTCATCGCGGCCGACGAGCACGGAGCCGCACGCAGGCAGATTGTTCGGCACGGCGCTTTGCGCGAGCATGTGATGGGCGTCGTGCAAAGGCGCGCCTTCATCTTCGTGCTGCACGGAGGAAGCAGAACCTATGAGCCGATAGCCGCGCCCCGCAATCGTCTTGATCAGGTCGCGGCTGTCGCCGAGCAGCTTGCGCAGCGCCGACATGTGCACCTGAAGGTTGTTGTCGCCGACTACCGAGTCTGGCCACACGCGCTCCAGAATCGTTTCCTTCGACACCAGGCCGCCCTGCGCCTCGATCAGCAGTTCGAGTATGTCGAACGCACGACTCCCGATGCGCACGGTCATGCCGTCGACGCGTGCTTCACGGCGCGCGAGATCGATGTCGAGCGGTCCGACCCGGGTCATGAGCGGAGCGCGCAGGCATGCGCACGCAACGCTTCACGGCACGCGCCGCTGAGTCGTAGTCGAAAGGAATCGCGGATAGAGCAAGACACAATACGTAGCATGCTGCATACCGAATGATGTGCTTGGCAGTCTAGAACGGCGCGGCTGATGCATGGGTGGAAAAATCCGAACGATCTGTTCAAAAATTTTGAAGTCGTTGCAAGGGCATTCATTGCGAGGGTCCGGCATGAAGCCCTCATCAAAGCGAAGGCGTGTTGGCGATGCATAGACCTCATCGCTTTGGCGCGGCGTCGTCGTTGGCGAGCACCCGTTGGTACGTCGCCCGATCCTCGCGGACACGCGCAAGACCGGGAAACGCCATGTGCGCAGCCGCGACGAGATCGCGCCGCGCGCAACGCACGAAGACGGATCATTGATGTTCACTCACTCGCTGCGACATGCGTCGAAGCATAGCGAGTCTGTCGAATCGCGGCCGCTAATTGTTGTTAAACGTTCTGTGCAGCCGCGTGGCAATGCGCGAGATAAGCATGAATCTGGCTCACGACGGCCGCGCCATCGCCCACGGCGGACGCCACGCGCTTGGTCGATTCGGAGCGCACGTCGCCGACCGCGAACATGCCGGGCAAGCTGGTTTCGAGCGGATAGTGAATGCCCGTACCGGCTTGCGTGTGCGAGCGCCGCGCGAAGCCCGTCACGATGAAACCGTGGCTATCCAGTTCGACGCCGCTCGACATGAGCCAATCGGTCTTCGGATCGGCGCCGATGAAAAGGAACAGGTGACGCGTTTCAATCGTCTCGTCGCCCTCTTCTTCGCGCCGCACATGGACATGCGTCAATCCCGCCTCGTCGCCTTCGAGCGTTTGCAGCGTACAGCGCGTGCACACCGAGACGTTCGGCAACGAGCCGATGCGGTCGATCAGATACTTCGACATGCTCGCATTCAGGTCCGCGCCACGAATCAGCACGCGAATGCTGCGCGCGAAGTTGGCGAGAAACACGGTGGCCTGGCCCGCGGAATTGCCGCCGCCGATCAGCACGATGTCCTGCCCCTTGACCAGCTTGGCCTCGATGGGAGACGCCCAGTAGTAGATGCCGTTCCCTTCGAACCGATCGAAGCCCGCGACGCCCGGCTTGCGATACGCCGCGCCGCTCGCGACGACAACCGTGCGCGCATTGACGCGCTGACCGTCGAGCAGCGTCAGCCCGTGAATGCCGTCTTCGCTGTCGACGCACGTGACCTTGCCCGGAATCGCCAGATGCGCGCCGAACTTCAACGCCTGCTGGAACGCGCGCGCGGCGAGCGCCTGGCCCGAGATGCCCGTCGGAAAGCCGAGGTAGTTCTCGATCCGCGAACTCGCGCCCGCCTGCCCGCCTGGCGCGCGCTGGTCGAACACGGCAACGGACAAACCTTCCGTGGCCGCATACACGGCGGCGGCCAGTCCCGCCGGACCCGCGCCGACGATCGCGACGTCATACACATGCGAGCGCTCGAAAGTCGGCACGAGGCCGAGGCACGACGCGAGCTGCGCTTCATCGGGTGCGCGCAGCACGGAGCCGTTCGGGCAGAACACCAGCGGGAAATCGTCGGGGCCTGTCGTGATGCCCGCGAGCAGCGTGACGGCCTCGGCGTCGTGACGCGCGTCGATCACCATCGCGGGATACGCGTTGCGGCGCAGGAAGCCCTGCAACCGGACGAGGCGCGCATCGTCGCCATTGCCGACGATGATCGGCCCGAGCCCCTGCTCGATCAGCCCCAGCCGGCGGAGAATCAGCGCGCGCATGATGTGCTCGCCGAGTTGCGCGTCGGCGACGATCAACGCGCGCAGCTTGTCGGGCGACACCACGAGCGTTTCGCAATCGGTCAGCGCGATGCCATCGATCAACGCGGGCTTGCCCGACAACTGCGCCATCTCGGCCATGAAATGGCCGTCGTCGTGCTCGGTTACGAGCGTCGAGCGGCCGAAGCTGTCGCGCGAACAGATTCGCACACGCCCGTGCAACAGCACGAACAGCCCCAGTGCGATGCGCCCCGTTTCGAAGATCAGCTCGCCCGCCTTGAACGACATCGGCTGCGCGAAGCGGCGCAGGCTCGCGATCTGCGCAGGGGACAAGCGCGGAAACATCTGATGCTGCCGGAACTCCAGCGACGAATACGGCATCGCCAGATCCGGCGCGCCCGCATCGGGCTGGGTAGACAGAAGATCTGGAGGGTTGATCGCCGGGGTACTCATTGTTTTGGTTTGCCTTGACTGAATGTGTTGACGCGAGCGGCCGCTAGTGGGGCCACTCCGATCCCAGCACCAGCCCGCAAAAATTCAGGCGCCGGTAGTCCGGGTCCCATCTGTCGAGCACGTCCGCGTTGACCGTGCCGAACGTCGTTTCGGGCCGATGCTCCATGCCGCACGCGTACGCCTCGATCAGCTTCGTCTTGAAGCCGCGTTCGCGCGGAAACGCCTGCACGATGTCATCGCGCTGCTGCGCCATGAACTCGTGATAGCGCGCGCCGCGAACGTCCATGTGGACGCCGGCGCTGAGGAGCGCGACCAGCGGCGACATGTGTTCGGGAATGCCCGGCGTGGTATGCAGCGCGATCGCGGTCCACACTTGCGCCGTCTCGGATTCGTCGGCGCGGTGACTGCGCAGAAACTCGCGCGCCGCGTTTGCGCTGTCGATCTCGAAGCGGTTCGGCGAATGGCTATACCGCTCGTTCAGCCCGACGTTGTGAAAAAGCGCGCTGACGTACAGCAGTTCCATATCGAATGCGAGCGCGTCCTTGCAGCCTATCAACGCAGCGAACAAAAACACGCGCAGCGCGTGATGCAACAACAACTCGGGCTCGATACCGCGAACATGCTCGAAAGCCGCGCGAGCCAGCACGCCGTCGGGAATGTCGACGCCGGCAACGTTCTTGTTCATGTTGACTCCTCCGCGCCGGATGACGCCCGGCCATGTGCTCCAATGCACCTTGCAGCGTAGCAATGCGGAGTGAAGAATACTTTGTCGATGCATTAAAAAACCTGAATACACGCGATGAAATTTGCGTGCTTCAATGCCGGATTTCCCTGTTTTTTAGCGCCTGCCATGCTCACAGCATTGCGCGGCGCGTGCCGCGAAACACCTCGCGTTTCCACTAAACACATTGCTGCTGGCCGTGCAGGCGGATGCGTCGGGCGCGGTTTCGCCCTTTAAATTTCCTGAAAACGACTCGTTGCGAGGCGCACGAAGCATACGCCTGCCGCCGCTCGCTTTTGGTTGCGTCCAGCGCAATGCAGGATTGCAGCGTGGACGGATTCATCAAGCTGCGCGCAACGGATCAGGTATCCGCATCGAATCGTGCCCGCCGCCCTATACCAACGTATGAGGCCCTGACTACTTGGATTAAGCAGACGTCCCAACGTACGATGGTTCATTCCGTCGCCTCGGTCTATCTTTGTCTCAAGCGGCAAAAAGTCGTATTCCGCACAAGACAAAACGGATTAGACAGCACGAGGTGAACGGTTCCATGGACAAGATCTTGAGCATGCGTATTTTCTCGCGCGTCGTCGAGTCGGGCAGCTTCAGCGCGGTGGCAGACCACATGAACTGCAGCACGGGCAGTGTGTCGCGCGCCGTGTCGTCGCTCGAAGACCATCTGCACGCGCGACTCCTGCAACGTACGACGCGCAAGGTTTCGCTGACGGAACCGGGCGAGCGCTACTACCAGAAGTGCAAGAAGATCCTCGCCGATCTGGAAGACGCCGAAGCCGAAGCGGGCGATGCGCATACCAGCGCGCGCGGCACGCTGCGGATTCACTGCGTGACGGATCTGGGCCTCGCGCAACTGACGCACTCCATTCTCGAGTATCGCAAGCGCTTTCCGACCGTCGCGGTGCAGTTGAAGTTTCTGCCGCGCATGGCGAATCTGCTCGAAGACGAGGTCGATGTGTCGATCGTCGCCGCGCCGACGCTGCCCGACTCGCGCAACGTCTGCAAGCTGATCGGTCACAGCGAGCGCGTGCTGGTCGCCTCCCCTGCCTTTCTTCAGACGCATCGGATCGAAACCGCGAGCGATCTCGACGAGCACGCGCTGACGCCGATGCCGTTCCGTGTCGAGCCGAACGGCCATCCCGTGAAGCTCAGCCTGGTGAAGCCAACCGGACAGTCGACGGGTCAGGAAGGCGCCGGCCAGTTCGCGATCAACGACACCGAGGCGATCCGCATTGCGACGCTGGCGGGCGCGGGCGTCGCGGCATTGCCGGTGCACTGCGTGATAGACGACATTCGTAATGGAAGGCTGCTTCAGTTATTCCCGGAATCGCGCCTTCAAAATACGAGCGTTTTCGCCGTTTATTCAAGCCGGCATCATATCGACGCGAAGATCAAGACCTTCATCGACTTCATGACGTCGCATCTGAGAGAGGCGCTCGACGCCCGCCTTTTAAACGAGCACCAACATCAAACCTTCAGCCGTGTAGCGCGCGTAATGGAGAATGCATGATGCGCACCATCGCCTTTCCTTTTTTCCGACCCAGCTATGCGGTTGCCGCATGTAGCGTTGCCTTGGCTGCGACCTGTGCGTATCAGGCGCCGGGCATAATGCAGGCGATTCTCGTGGTCGGCGCGAATGCGCAATTGCCGCTCGAGCGTCTGGCCGCCGAAGCCGGCAAGCCAACGCCCGTGTCGGCTACGGATGTTTCATCGCCGTGGAAGGAACATGTGCCCGCGCGAGCGCGGCCTGCGATGCAAAAGCTCGACAGTTTCGGCGAGCCGCTGCGCGACCGGCATGCGCATCGTGGCATGTATGGATACCAGCGCAGCGTGACCGATTACAAATACTGGACGTAACCTCACAGTTCATTTTCGCGCTTAAAAAAGCGGGCGATTTGTGTCAGACAAATCGCCCGCTTTTTTTTCATTCGTGATGAACGACGCTTTTCGCTTCTTCATTGGCTGACCGCTAAAACAAGGCACCAAACGAATCGCTCGCGGGCTTAATCACCTCGCAACCGGTCAGGCAACTCCGTGTGGAAATAAAACCAGCGGGCAAACAGACAAGACGCTTTGTTTCCGTGACCCGATCATTCGCTCAATGACACTGGTTCGACTGGACAGGAAACGGAAATGGGCAAAAAAAAGGTGATCCGCATTTACAGCGACCCCGCAGGCGGTTGGGGCGCGCTCAAGGCAACGGGCGAAGCGCTGACGCTTCAAGGCATCCCCGTGTCCGGCGCAAAGACGCTGCTGCACATGAACCAGCCGCAAGGCTTCGACTGTCCGGGTTGCGCATGGCCCGACCCGAAGCATACGTCGTCGTTCGAGTTCTGCGAGAACGGCGCGAAGGCCGTCGCGTGGGAAGCGACCGTGAACCGCTGCACGCCGGAGTTCTTCGCCGCGCACAGCGTTTCCGAGCTCACCGCATGGGACGACTACGACCTCGAAATGGTCGGCCGCCTCACGCATCCGATGGTCTATGACGCCATCACGGACCGCTATGCGCCCATCAGCTGGGAAGATGCCTTCGCGCTCGTGGGTCGCCATCTGAACGCGCTCGACCATCCCGATCAGGCCGATTTCTATACGTCGGGCCGGGCGTCGAACGAAGCGGCGTTTCTCTACCAGTTGTTCGTCCGCGAGTTCGGTAGCAACAACTTTCCCGACTGCTCGAACATGTGCCACGAAGCGACGAGCGTCGGCTTGCCGCAATCGATCGGCGTGGGCAAAGGCACGGTGCTGCTCGAAGACTTCGAACACGCCGATGCGATCTTCATCTTCGGGCAGAACCCCGGCACCAACAGCCCGCGGATGATGAGCGACCTGCATTCGGCGTCGCGGCGCGGCGCGAAGATCGTGTCGTTCAATCCGTTCCGCGAGCGCGCGCTGGAGCGCTTCGCGTCGCCGCAAAATCCCGTCGAAATGGCGACACTAGGCTACACGCCGATCAGCACGTTCCTGTATCAGGTCAAGGTAGGCGGCGACGTCGCCGTGCTCAAGGGGATGATGAAGGCCATCGTCGAAGCCGACGACGCCGCGCTTGCCGCCGATAAACCGCGCATCCTCGACATCGAATTCATACAGGGCCATACGCACGGCATCGATGCGCTGCTCGACGATCTGCGCGCGACATCGTGGGATGCGGTCGAACGGCATTCGGGTCTGTCGCGCGCCGACATCGAGAACGCGGCGAACATCTACATGCAGGCCGAGAATGCGATTCTCGTGTACGGCATGGGCATTACGCAGCATCATCGCGGCACGGAAAACGTCCAGCAGATAGCAAATCTTGCGCTGCTGCGTGGCAACGTCGGCCGCGAAGGCGCGGGCATTTGCCCGGTGCGCGGACATTCGAACGTGCAAGGCAACCGCACGGTCGGCATCACCGAGAAACCAAACAAGGGCTTGATTGAAGGCATCGAGCGCGCCTTCGGTTTTCGCCCGCCGACCAACCACGGCAACGACGTGATCGCAACGCTCGAAGCGATGATGCGCGGCGACGCGAAA contains the following coding sequences:
- a CDS encoding FAD-dependent oxidoreductase, which gives rise to MSTPAINPPDLLSTQPDAGAPDLAMPYSSLEFRQHQMFPRLSPAQIASLRRFAQPMSFKAGELIFETGRIALGLFVLLHGRVRICSRDSFGRSTLVTEHDDGHFMAEMAQLSGKPALIDGIALTDCETLVVSPDKLRALIVADAQLGEHIMRALILRRLGLIEQGLGPIIVGNGDDARLVRLQGFLRRNAYPAMVIDARHDAEAVTLLAGITTGPDDFPLVFCPNGSVLRAPDEAQLASCLGLVPTFERSHVYDVAIVGAGPAGLAAAVYAATEGLSVAVFDQRAPGGQAGASSRIENYLGFPTGISGQALAARAFQQALKFGAHLAIPGKVTCVDSEDGIHGLTLLDGQRVNARTVVVASGAAYRKPGVAGFDRFEGNGIYYWASPIEAKLVKGQDIVLIGGGNSAGQATVFLANFARSIRVLIRGADLNASMSKYLIDRIGSLPNVSVCTRCTLQTLEGDEAGLTHVHVRREEEGDETIETRHLFLFIGADPKTDWLMSSGVELDSHGFIVTGFARRSHTQAGTGIHYPLETSLPGMFAVGDVRSESTKRVASAVGDGAAVVSQIHAYLAHCHAAAQNV
- a CDS encoding ATP-binding protein; translation: MTRVGPLDIDLARREARVDGMTVRIGSRAFDILELLIEAQGGLVSKETILERVWPDSVVGDNNLQVHMSALRKLLGDSRDLIKTIAGRGYRLIGSASSVQHEDEGAPLHDAHHMLAQSAVPNNLPACGSVLVGRDEATAHVSTVLCSARHVTLVGSGGIGKTRVAIEVARRLLDHAPGGVHFVSLSSASDMSSVLAMMASVLGVPPESGCSTRERIVEVIGGRRMLIVLDGCEHVIDVAAQLANHLLNACPRLRMLSTSREPLRIPSESLYWVPALDVPEPNDDTPRVRRCSAVSLFLMRARAIDARFAADDASLHVTGMVCRRLDGIPLAIELAAARAALLGIDTLAAHLDDRFGMLTGGTRTALPRHQTLKATLDWSHALLDEAERKTLRRVGIFADRFPLEAAIAIAADHEARELDVVAAMAALVEKSLVVASTGPGTASFRLLETTRMYARQKLDDNGERRVVALNHARYLSTLIDGNARAAGQCAGERWRSGIPALLDEVRAALGWVLSEDGDEALRETLPVNAVYLFYELSLIDECCTWARRALAAISPADEPAHAVPRQRARLRLLAALGAALVLVHGPNAETHAIWKEVLASAITSGDEAFEARALCGLWNACQTSGSVHDALEYARRHAAFVADAADLRSAILGYRLMGVAAHYAGDQRCARLSFEQLLEVGGGLNARAPAGHFADQLLVSRASLARVLWLQGLRDQALALAEDAVIEACSKDQAMVVCYVLVESLVPLALLSGKRDSARRGIAVLRDVSARARLHIWQASARGFDAWLRSLDDVSAETLDDFRAALAELDALKFGAPFAMLAAQYAVALMRAGRRDEAKQVLDSALARCELAGDHWFIAELRRLRGELSLVNHAASENNSDAVRDAETWFMAALEEASTQGARSLQLRAATSLARLWYAQGRATEAAQLLQSACTNVCEGRDFEDFEAAGRLLMQVKGLVQIAAGTSCERRHAEAGSRGSGATRLRKYA
- a CDS encoding LysR family transcriptional regulator, whose product is MDKILSMRIFSRVVESGSFSAVADHMNCSTGSVSRAVSSLEDHLHARLLQRTTRKVSLTEPGERYYQKCKKILADLEDAEAEAGDAHTSARGTLRIHCVTDLGLAQLTHSILEYRKRFPTVAVQLKFLPRMANLLEDEVDVSIVAAPTLPDSRNVCKLIGHSERVLVASPAFLQTHRIETASDLDEHALTPMPFRVEPNGHPVKLSLVKPTGQSTGQEGAGQFAINDTEAIRIATLAGAGVAALPVHCVIDDIRNGRLLQLFPESRLQNTSVFAVYSSRHHIDAKIKTFIDFMTSHLREALDARLLNEHQHQTFSRVARVMENA
- a CDS encoding FdhF/YdeP family oxidoreductase, with protein sequence MGKKKVIRIYSDPAGGWGALKATGEALTLQGIPVSGAKTLLHMNQPQGFDCPGCAWPDPKHTSSFEFCENGAKAVAWEATVNRCTPEFFAAHSVSELTAWDDYDLEMVGRLTHPMVYDAITDRYAPISWEDAFALVGRHLNALDHPDQADFYTSGRASNEAAFLYQLFVREFGSNNFPDCSNMCHEATSVGLPQSIGVGKGTVLLEDFEHADAIFIFGQNPGTNSPRMMSDLHSASRRGAKIVSFNPFRERALERFASPQNPVEMATLGYTPISTFLYQVKVGGDVAVLKGMMKAIVEADDAALAADKPRILDIEFIQGHTHGIDALLDDLRATSWDAVERHSGLSRADIENAANIYMQAENAILVYGMGITQHHRGTENVQQIANLALLRGNVGREGAGICPVRGHSNVQGNRTVGITEKPNKGLIEGIERAFGFRPPTNHGNDVIATLEAMMRGDAKVFIGLGGNFAAAIPDWVRMQEAIRKLDLTVHIATKLNRSHLVHGKEALILPCLGRTEIDIQAGGPQSITVEDSMSMVHASAGRNEPASPHLMSEPAIVAGIARATLGEQSRVPWEQMVANYDHIRDAIEIVFPIFQAYNERIRVPGGFHLTSSARERVWDTPTGRANFLVFKGLDENPWHDDPDALWLTTMRSHDQYNTTLYSHSDRYRGVFGQRDVVFMNQHELQKRGLHPGERVNIVALSTDGIERVVRSFKVVEYSLPDGCCGAYYPEVNPLVPLYAFDPQSRTPSYKSVPVKVVRAAAVGPDSATRAIVVQAAPQAEEASHA
- a CDS encoding HD domain-containing protein codes for the protein MNKNVAGVDIPDGVLARAAFEHVRGIEPELLLHHALRVFLFAALIGCKDALAFDMELLYVSALFHNVGLNERYSHSPNRFEIDSANAAREFLRSHRADESETAQVWTAIALHTTPGIPEHMSPLVALLSAGVHMDVRGARYHEFMAQQRDDIVQAFPRERGFKTKLIEAYACGMEHRPETTFGTVNADVLDRWDPDYRRLNFCGLVLGSEWPH